The Pseudophaeobacter arcticus DSM 23566 genome includes a region encoding these proteins:
- a CDS encoding ABC transporter permease: protein MPLIIKLLAQRIALGLILLLLVSGLIFAGTMILPGDVAQSILGQSATPEALANLRAELGLNDPPLQRYIQWLGGAITGDLGTALTSGADITESIGKRLSNTLFLAFWAAIVAVPLAIFLGLLAVRYKDRWPDKLISAVTLASISIPEFLIGYVLMYLIAVKLRWFPSVAMINDSMSLGEKLSSIALPVTVLTLVVLAHMMRMTRAAILNVMQSAYIETAELKGLNGFQVIFRHAFPNAIAPIVNVVMLNLAYLVVGVVVIEVVFVYPGMGQYLVDHVSKRDVPVVQACGLIFAAVYIGLNMVADVVAILSNPRLRHPK from the coding sequence ATGCCTCTCATTATCAAACTGTTGGCCCAGCGCATTGCGCTGGGCCTCATCCTGTTGCTCCTCGTTTCCGGTCTGATCTTTGCCGGAACGATGATCCTACCGGGTGATGTCGCACAGTCGATCCTGGGCCAGTCGGCCACTCCTGAGGCGCTGGCAAACCTGCGCGCAGAGCTGGGGCTGAATGATCCTCCGCTGCAGCGCTATATCCAATGGCTCGGCGGTGCGATTACCGGCGATCTGGGCACTGCTCTGACCAGTGGCGCCGACATTACCGAAAGCATCGGCAAACGCCTGTCCAATACGCTCTTCCTGGCTTTCTGGGCTGCAATTGTTGCAGTGCCGCTGGCGATCTTCCTTGGCCTTTTGGCAGTGCGATACAAAGACCGCTGGCCGGACAAGCTGATCTCGGCGGTGACCCTGGCCTCTATCTCCATTCCTGAATTCCTCATCGGCTATGTGCTGATGTATCTGATCGCGGTCAAGCTGCGCTGGTTCCCCTCGGTGGCGATGATCAACGACAGCATGTCCCTGGGCGAAAAGCTCAGCTCCATTGCCCTGCCCGTCACGGTACTGACCCTGGTGGTCCTGGCCCATATGATGCGCATGACCCGCGCTGCGATCCTGAACGTGATGCAATCGGCCTATATTGAAACGGCTGAACTGAAAGGCCTCAACGGCTTTCAGGTGATTTTCCGCCATGCCTTCCCCAATGCGATTGCGCCTATCGTCAACGTCGTGATGCTGAACCTCGCCTATCTGGTAGTCGGCGTCGTGGTGATCGAGGTGGTGTTTGTCTATCCTGGCATGGGCCAGTATCTGGTAGACCACGTCTCTAAACGCGATGTGCCGGTTGTGCAGGCCTGCGGTCTGATCTTTGCCGCCGTCTATATCGGTCTCAACATGGTGGCTGATGTCGTCGCCATCCTGTCGAACCCCCGTCTGAGGCATCCAAAATGA
- a CDS encoding TsoY family (seleno)protein, with the protein MTKSRSATGAAADQSYSPLYFLASLGAGGLVVTFFMYLMFWVPHPGRPVPVFEDIMAVLAKDSLPLKGAVVVAMLGIAVFVVLNVKLLLWNFAALSRFKKTDAYTTLRKTNGETTLLAGPLATAMSINGGFIVGLVFVPQLWSVVEYLFPAAIAAFLIVGIWAFRLIGNFLGRVLAEGGAFDMTAHNSFAQLLPAFALSMVAVGLSAPAAMSANTLVVGLSLVLSTFFGVTAMLYAAYASVTAFSSMLMHGTAREAGPTLMVIVPLLTVLGIMMLRQNHGLHAAFDVHGTPAETLIMLARILTIQIVFSLLGLLVMSRQKYFADFVFGDKLSPGSYALVCPGVALSVMLHFFINKGLVATQIVDKFSLAYWALTALALTFQWAMIALVLRLNRQHFRASATAAAAVPAE; encoded by the coding sequence ATGACCAAATCTCGCTCCGCTACGGGCGCCGCCGCAGATCAGAGTTACTCTCCGCTCTACTTTCTTGCCTCCCTTGGCGCAGGTGGTCTTGTGGTCACCTTCTTTATGTATCTGATGTTCTGGGTGCCGCACCCTGGCCGCCCCGTCCCCGTCTTTGAGGACATCATGGCGGTGCTCGCCAAGGACAGCCTGCCGTTGAAAGGCGCGGTTGTGGTGGCAATGCTGGGGATTGCTGTCTTTGTCGTTTTGAACGTGAAGCTGTTGCTGTGGAACTTTGCCGCTCTGTCACGGTTCAAAAAAACCGATGCCTATACCACCCTGCGCAAAACCAATGGCGAGACCACCCTGCTGGCCGGTCCATTGGCCACCGCGATGAGCATCAATGGCGGCTTTATTGTCGGTCTGGTCTTTGTGCCGCAACTCTGGAGCGTGGTTGAATATCTGTTCCCAGCCGCAATAGCTGCCTTTCTGATTGTGGGGATCTGGGCCTTCCGCCTGATCGGAAATTTCCTGGGCCGGGTGCTGGCCGAAGGCGGCGCCTTTGACATGACCGCCCATAATTCCTTTGCTCAGCTGCTGCCTGCCTTTGCGCTGTCGATGGTCGCCGTAGGCCTGTCCGCGCCAGCAGCGATGAGCGCCAACACCCTTGTGGTTGGCCTTTCTCTGGTGCTTTCGACCTTCTTTGGGGTTACCGCAATGCTCTATGCGGCCTATGCCTCGGTTACCGCCTTCTCCTCCATGCTGATGCATGGCACCGCGCGCGAAGCAGGCCCCACCTTGATGGTTATCGTGCCGCTGCTGACCGTGCTTGGCATCATGATGCTGCGCCAGAACCATGGGCTGCATGCCGCCTTTGATGTGCATGGCACCCCGGCAGAAACGCTGATCATGCTGGCGCGGATCCTGACAATCCAGATTGTCTTTTCCCTGCTTGGTCTTTTGGTGATGTCCCGTCAGAAATACTTTGCCGACTTTGTCTTTGGCGACAAACTGTCTCCTGGCTCCTATGCGCTGGTCTGCCCCGGTGTGGCCCTGTCGGTGATGCTGCATTTCTTTATCAACAAGGGCCTGGTTGCCACGCAGATCGTTGACAAGTTCAGCCTCGCCTACTGGGCTCTCACAGCTTTGGCGTTGACCTTCCAATGGGCGATGATTGCGCTGGTGCTGCGTCTGAACCGGCAGCATTTCAGGGCTTCTGCGACAGCCGCCGCAGCTGTTCCAGCAGAGTAA
- a CDS encoding alkaline phosphatase family protein: MNTKLLLIILDGVPYRNFRRLFGNLEGWVDSGEARVWKLRSILPSISASCYASIHTGVTPAEHGCTGNGNVFKLSHKDVFSQVREAGGTTGAVAHSFWSQFFNRHPFDYVRDIEYDEPDNATINHGRFHTMTGYGHDNQMTPSDVDLFGTLTNLCLRFGLNYGMLHTCTLDSMGHRFFHDCQQMDHACFVMDEMLAPFVTQWRQLGYEVIVTADHGQDERGHHGGRSALQQETALYYFGEAEGPAQDDVIDQRQLAPTILHRLGAPIAETMKAKPFLK, from the coding sequence ATGAACACTAAGTTACTTCTCATCATTCTGGATGGGGTCCCCTATCGCAACTTCCGCCGTCTGTTTGGCAACCTGGAAGGCTGGGTCGACAGTGGTGAGGCCCGGGTGTGGAAACTGCGCTCGATACTGCCCTCCATTTCTGCCAGCTGCTATGCCTCGATCCACACAGGTGTCACCCCGGCAGAGCACGGCTGCACCGGCAATGGCAATGTCTTCAAGCTAAGCCACAAAGACGTCTTCTCGCAGGTGCGCGAGGCCGGAGGTACAACCGGCGCAGTGGCCCATAGCTTTTGGTCGCAGTTCTTTAACCGCCATCCCTTCGACTATGTGCGTGACATCGAATACGACGAGCCAGACAACGCCACCATCAACCACGGTCGGTTCCATACCATGACCGGTTATGGCCACGACAACCAGATGACGCCTTCGGATGTGGATCTGTTTGGCACCCTTACCAATCTCTGCCTGCGCTTTGGTCTGAACTACGGCATGCTGCATACCTGCACCCTGGACAGCATGGGGCATCGGTTCTTTCATGATTGCCAGCAGATGGATCACGCCTGTTTTGTAATGGACGAAATGCTGGCCCCCTTTGTCACCCAATGGCGACAGCTGGGCTATGAGGTGATCGTCACCGCAGACCATGGCCAGGATGAGCGCGGTCATCACGGCGGGCGCAGTGCGCTCCAGCAAGAAACCGCGCTCTACTACTTTGGCGAGGCCGAGGGCCCAGCCCAGGACGATGTCATTGACCAGCGCCAGCTGGCCCCGACCATCCTGCACAGGCTTGGCGCCCCGATTGCCGAAACCATGAAGGCAAAGCCCTTTTTGAAATAG
- the dtd gene encoding D-aminoacyl-tRNA deacylase: protein MRAVIQRVSEASVTVDHQVIGEIGAGLLVLICAMQGDDKAQADYLAKKIAKLRIFQDEAGKMNRSVTDIAGAVLVISQFTLAGETHRGNRPGFSNAAPPAEGEVLYTYFADQLAALGVPVQRGAFGADMKVRLLNDGPVTIWMDSAER from the coding sequence ATGCGTGCAGTCATTCAACGCGTATCCGAAGCCTCGGTCACGGTGGATCATCAGGTCATCGGCGAGATCGGCGCCGGGCTTTTGGTGCTGATCTGCGCCATGCAGGGAGATGACAAGGCCCAGGCCGACTATCTGGCCAAGAAGATCGCCAAACTCCGTATATTCCAGGACGAGGCGGGGAAAATGAACCGCTCCGTCACCGATATCGCGGGCGCGGTTCTGGTAATCAGCCAATTCACCCTGGCTGGCGAAACCCATCGCGGCAACCGGCCAGGCTTTTCCAATGCCGCCCCACCGGCAGAAGGTGAGGTGCTTTATACCTATTTTGCCGACCAGCTCGCGGCTCTGGGAGTACCGGTGCAGCGGGGGGCCTTTGGTGCAGATATGAAAGTCAGATTGCTGAACGATGGTCCGGTCACCATTTGGATGGACAGCGCTGAGCGCTGA
- a CDS encoding nitroreductase, producing MTTTLSDLQELFTARHSCRAFLPDPVPRQVIEDILTCAQKVPSWCNAQPWSVTITNGAETDRLRQALMQAAQAGVHSPDLAFPTAYEDEYQTRRRNCGWALYEAVGVQKGDRAASERQMMENFSLFGAPHCAVLSTPVALGGYGAMDCGGFVAGFTLAAQAAGVASIPQAAVASYAPLLHEMLDIPQNRQILCAISFGYGDPDHPANSFRTSRAPLSEFSEWRG from the coding sequence ATGACCACCACGCTGTCAGACCTTCAGGAGCTGTTCACCGCACGCCACAGCTGTCGCGCCTTTTTGCCCGATCCGGTGCCGCGGCAGGTGATCGAAGATATCCTGACCTGTGCCCAAAAGGTGCCCTCCTGGTGCAATGCGCAGCCCTGGAGCGTGACCATTACAAATGGCGCTGAAACCGACCGGCTGCGACAAGCACTGATGCAGGCGGCTCAAGCTGGTGTGCACAGCCCCGACCTCGCCTTTCCGACCGCCTACGAGGATGAATACCAGACCCGCCGCCGCAATTGCGGCTGGGCGCTCTATGAGGCTGTTGGGGTGCAAAAGGGCGATCGCGCCGCCTCAGAGCGGCAAATGATGGAGAATTTCTCGCTCTTTGGCGCCCCCCATTGCGCCGTTTTGTCGACGCCGGTCGCGCTGGGAGGATACGGGGCGATGGATTGTGGCGGCTTTGTCGCCGGCTTTACCCTGGCAGCCCAGGCGGCTGGGGTTGCATCCATTCCCCAGGCGGCCGTGGCATCATACGCGCCCCTGCTGCACGAGATGCTGGACATCCCCCAGAACCGGCAAATTCTCTGCGCCATTTCCTTTGGCTATGGTGACCCGGACCACCCGGCCAACAGCTTTCGTACCAGCCGCGCACCTCTGAGCGAATTTTCCGAGTGGCGGGGCTGA
- a CDS encoding TFIIB-type zinc finger domain-containing protein, producing MAPTAPQNAPRETNRFPCEQCGADYRFDPKAGSLICSHCGHSQVVRDKADHGSALRELDFKAALSQQLPEAEMEVTRVTNCPNCAAQVEFSGGTHALECPFCATPVVADTGESRHIKPKGVVPFELEERAAHAAMSTWLGRLWFAPNGLQAYARKGRAMEGIYVPFWTYDAESQSRYSGARGTTYYVTETVMVDGKQESRRVAKIRWTPVSGRVRRFFDDVLVLASKSLPKRYTDALEPWDLSALTPYQPQFLAGFRAEAYAVDLEEGFQEARAHMDRVIERDVRFDIGGDRQRIAQIDTQLSDITFKHVLLPVWLAAYKYRGKTYRFVVNGQSGRVQGERPYSAWKIATAVTLGLALLAVAAYFGAQQ from the coding sequence ATGGCCCCCACTGCACCCCAAAATGCGCCCCGTGAAACCAATCGGTTCCCCTGTGAGCAATGCGGCGCTGATTACCGGTTCGACCCAAAGGCAGGCAGTCTGATCTGTAGCCATTGTGGCCATAGCCAGGTTGTACGTGACAAGGCCGATCACGGCAGCGCCCTGCGTGAGCTGGACTTCAAGGCGGCGCTGTCACAGCAGCTACCTGAGGCAGAGATGGAGGTGACACGGGTCACCAACTGCCCCAACTGTGCCGCACAGGTGGAGTTTTCCGGTGGAACCCATGCTCTTGAATGCCCCTTTTGCGCGACACCCGTGGTGGCGGATACCGGCGAAAGCCGCCATATCAAACCCAAAGGCGTGGTGCCTTTTGAACTGGAGGAGCGCGCCGCCCATGCGGCCATGAGCACCTGGCTGGGTCGGCTGTGGTTTGCCCCCAATGGGCTGCAGGCCTATGCCCGCAAGGGGCGCGCAATGGAGGGGATCTATGTCCCCTTCTGGACCTATGATGCGGAAAGCCAGAGCCGCTATTCAGGTGCCCGGGGCACCACCTACTATGTAACAGAAACAGTCATGGTCGATGGCAAGCAAGAGAGCCGCCGGGTTGCCAAGATCCGCTGGACACCCGTTTCTGGCCGCGTGCGCCGTTTCTTTGATGACGTGCTGGTGCTGGCCTCAAAAAGCCTTCCCAAGCGCTACACCGATGCGCTGGAGCCCTGGGATCTGTCGGCGCTTACCCCCTATCAGCCGCAGTTTCTCGCCGGCTTCCGCGCCGAGGCCTATGCTGTGGATCTGGAAGAGGGGTTTCAGGAAGCCCGGGCGCATATGGACCGGGTTATCGAACGGGACGTCCGCTTTGACATTGGCGGCGACCGCCAGCGCATTGCCCAGATCGACACCCAATTGTCCGACATCACCTTTAAGCATGTGCTGCTGCCGGTCTGGCTGGCCGCCTATAAATACCGTGGCAAAACCTATCGCTTTGTGGTCAACGGCCAAAGCGGTCGCGTCCAGGGCGAACGGCCCTATTCCGCCTGGAAGATTGCTACCGCAGTCACCCTTGGCCTCGCCCTTTTGGCGGTCGCGGCCTATTTCGGCGCGCAGCAATAA
- a CDS encoding ABC transporter ATP-binding protein: MSEPLLKVRGLKIGATVYPPGEKPHDIDIVHGVDFDVEKGKVLGLIGESGAGKSTIGLASMAYGRGGVKITGGEVWVNGRDILQSGLGDIRKLRGGEVTYVSQSAAASFNPAKKIIDQVVEAAVEQKKFTRSEAEARARVLFDKLGLPDPDNIGDRFPHQVSGGQLQRCMTALALCPEPDLVVFDEPTTALDVTTQIDVLMAIKEAIRETGVAALYITHDLAVVAQVSDDIMVLRHGNMVEYGPVDQIINNPQEEYTQALVSVRSIDHEEKAPSGDPVLSVRNITARYKGTQFDVLHNVNVDLYPGQTLAVVGESGSGKSTLARVITGLLPPREGEIEFAGRVLSPDLPGRSREDLRELQMIYQMADVAMNPRQTVGTIIGRPLEFYFDMKGREKRKRIIELLDEIELGEDFIDRYPAELSGGQKQRVCIARALAAKPKMIICDEVTSALDPLVADGILKLLLELQKIEDVAFLFITHDLATVRAISDSIAVMYQGKVQRYGGKNQVLSPPFDDYTDLLLSSVPEMRLGWLEEVISNRKMESAGN; the protein is encoded by the coding sequence ATGAGCGAACCCCTGCTAAAAGTACGCGGCCTGAAGATCGGCGCCACTGTCTATCCTCCGGGTGAAAAACCCCATGACATCGACATCGTGCATGGGGTCGATTTTGACGTCGAAAAAGGCAAGGTGCTGGGGCTCATCGGCGAGTCCGGTGCCGGCAAATCCACCATCGGACTTGCCTCCATGGCCTATGGCCGTGGCGGTGTAAAAATCACCGGTGGCGAGGTCTGGGTCAATGGCCGCGACATCCTGCAGTCTGGCCTGGGCGATATCCGCAAGCTGCGCGGCGGTGAGGTGACATATGTCTCGCAGTCCGCAGCCGCATCCTTTAATCCCGCCAAAAAGATCATTGATCAGGTGGTCGAAGCCGCCGTCGAGCAGAAGAAATTCACCCGCAGTGAGGCCGAAGCGCGCGCCCGGGTGCTGTTTGACAAGCTTGGCCTGCCGGATCCGGACAACATTGGTGACCGCTTTCCGCATCAGGTTTCAGGTGGTCAGTTGCAACGTTGCATGACGGCGCTGGCGCTCTGTCCTGAGCCGGATCTGGTGGTCTTTGATGAGCCGACAACGGCGCTGGATGTGACCACTCAGATCGATGTGCTGATGGCGATCAAGGAAGCCATCCGCGAAACCGGTGTTGCTGCATTGTATATCACCCATGATCTGGCCGTTGTGGCCCAGGTCAGCGATGACATCATGGTGCTGCGACACGGCAATATGGTTGAATACGGGCCGGTTGATCAGATCATCAACAACCCGCAGGAAGAGTATACCCAGGCGCTGGTTTCGGTCCGCTCGATCGATCACGAGGAAAAAGCCCCCAGTGGCGATCCGGTCCTGAGCGTGCGCAATATCACCGCGCGCTACAAGGGCACCCAGTTCGACGTTTTGCATAACGTGAATGTTGATCTCTACCCTGGCCAGACCCTGGCCGTGGTGGGCGAATCCGGGTCGGGGAAATCGACCCTCGCCCGTGTCATCACCGGTCTGTTACCCCCCCGCGAGGGTGAGATTGAGTTCGCCGGACGTGTCCTATCGCCTGATCTGCCGGGACGGTCCCGTGAGGATCTGCGTGAATTGCAGATGATCTACCAGATGGCGGATGTGGCGATGAACCCGCGCCAGACCGTGGGCACCATCATCGGCCGCCCACTGGAGTTTTATTTCGATATGAAAGGCCGCGAGAAACGCAAGCGGATCATCGAACTTCTGGACGAAATCGAACTGGGCGAAGACTTCATTGATCGCTATCCGGCCGAACTGTCTGGCGGGCAAAAGCAACGTGTTTGCATCGCCCGTGCCCTGGCGGCCAAGCCCAAGATGATCATCTGCGACGAGGTCACCTCGGCGCTGGATCCCCTGGTGGCCGACGGCATTCTCAAGCTGCTGCTAGAGCTGCAAAAGATCGAGGATGTCGCCTTTCTCTTCATTACCCACGATCTGGCCACCGTGCGCGCCATCTCTGACTCCATTGCGGTGATGTATCAGGGCAAGGTGCAGCGCTATGGCGGCAAGAACCAGGTGCTCAGCCCGCCCTTTGATGACTATACCGATCTCTTGCTCAGTTCGGTGCCCGAGATGCGTCTGGGCTGGCTGGAAGAGGTCATTTCCAACCGTAAAATGGAAAGCGCTGGCAACTGA
- a CDS encoding CZB domain-containing protein — protein MDLHFIDPRRVDKWSAPIAINFLVKLFETATPEVGPEWSVRIFASQMKLSTLPGVMIMSDTVFREEISEAIRAHGAWKYRLRTAAMKNETNLPVQDICRDDKCRFGKWLADISPNERNRERVNKIKTLHGDFHKNAGQVAQTIADGNSAEALAALDGSTFNKKSKELTAALMEWKVSG, from the coding sequence GTGGATCTCCACTTTATTGACCCGCGCCGTGTCGATAAATGGTCTGCGCCAATTGCAATAAATTTTCTGGTGAAATTGTTCGAAACCGCAACTCCGGAGGTGGGGCCAGAATGGTCTGTTAGGATTTTTGCGTCACAGATGAAATTATCGACACTACCTGGAGTTATGATTATGTCCGATACTGTTTTTCGCGAAGAGATCTCTGAGGCCATTCGCGCGCATGGTGCCTGGAAGTACCGGTTGCGCACTGCGGCGATGAAAAACGAGACCAATTTGCCTGTTCAAGATATCTGTCGGGACGACAAATGCCGATTTGGGAAATGGCTGGCGGACATTTCGCCAAACGAACGCAATCGGGAGCGTGTCAACAAAATCAAAACTCTGCATGGCGATTTTCACAAGAACGCAGGGCAGGTTGCGCAGACAATTGCGGATGGGAACTCCGCAGAGGCCCTAGCTGCTTTGGATGGGAGCACTTTTAACAAAAAGAGCAAGGAGCTGACGGCTGCTCTTATGGAGTGGAAGGTAAGCGGCTGA
- a CDS encoding ABC transporter permease, producing the protein MKNIPISAMIGLFFTALYFLAAIFAPLIAPYGMAEVVGDVWETSRVEIMLGIAPDGVTEANYWLGTDNIGRDLLSRMIYGGRTTIFIATAATILSFTLGATLGFFAAVAGGWVDQALSRFVDLVMSIPTLIFALVVLSVMPVTIPVLILVMGLLDSTRVYRLARAVAVDIEVMDYVEAARLRGEKTAWIIFREILPNALSPLVAEMGLRFIFMVLFVSTLSFLGLGIQPPEADWGGIVKENKDGIVYGIPAALMPAFAIATLAISVNLVADWVLNRTTSLKGGRG; encoded by the coding sequence ATGAAGAATATCCCAATCTCCGCTATGATCGGGTTGTTCTTCACGGCCCTCTATTTTCTGGCAGCAATCTTTGCGCCACTGATCGCCCCCTATGGCATGGCCGAAGTGGTCGGTGATGTCTGGGAGACCTCGCGCGTCGAGATCATGCTGGGCATCGCCCCTGATGGTGTCACCGAAGCCAACTACTGGCTTGGCACTGACAATATCGGTCGCGACCTGCTGAGCCGGATGATCTACGGTGGGCGCACCACCATCTTTATCGCCACTGCAGCGACGATCCTGTCCTTCACGCTGGGCGCCACTTTGGGCTTTTTTGCCGCCGTGGCCGGTGGCTGGGTTGATCAGGCGCTGTCGCGCTTTGTTGATCTGGTGATGTCGATCCCAACGCTGATCTTTGCCCTGGTGGTTCTGTCAGTGATGCCGGTGACAATCCCTGTGCTGATCCTGGTCATGGGGCTGCTGGATTCCACCCGTGTCTACCGTCTGGCCCGCGCCGTTGCTGTGGACATCGAAGTCATGGACTATGTCGAAGCAGCCCGCCTGCGGGGCGAGAAAACCGCCTGGATCATCTTTCGCGAAATCCTGCCCAATGCGCTGTCGCCCCTGGTGGCCGAAATGGGGCTGCGGTTTATCTTTATGGTTCTCTTTGTCTCCACCCTCTCCTTCCTTGGGCTTGGCATTCAGCCTCCCGAAGCGGACTGGGGCGGTATCGTGAAAGAAAACAAAGACGGTATCGTCTATGGCATTCCCGCTGCCCTGATGCCTGCCTTTGCCATTGCCACACTGGCCATCTCGGTCAACCTGGTGGCTGACTGGGTGCTGAACAGAACCACCTCTCTGAAAGGAGGCCGCGGATGA
- a CDS encoding ABC transporter substrate-binding protein produces MNDHLHYLARHAAAGKLSRRDFMAKAAALGFSAAAAGTLLTTEARAAGPQKGGTIRMGLQGGSTTDSLDPALSTNMVALMMIRLWGESLLELNDDGGLDGKVAESYEASADARVWTFKIREGITFSNGKSVTAEDVVKTMERHSGEDTKSGALGIMRGIKNVSAEGNNVVIELESPNADLPYLMADYHLVIQPGGGMDEPAAAIGTGPYILKDVDMGVRIVAEKNPNYWGDLGYADTIELIVINDNTARVAALQSGQVDMIDRVPPRTAKLVDRAPNINVHSTSGPGHYVFIMHCNTAPFDNNDVRMALKYGINRQEMVDKVLNGYGSIGNDSPINSSYPMFTPAEQREYDPDKAMFHLKKSGHDGEILLRTSDNSFPGAPDASALFQQSCASAGINLNVKREPNDGYWSEVWNAQPFCTSYWGGRPTQDQMFTTAYLSTADWNDTRFNNEQFDQLLLAARAELDTAKRTQMYADMGEIQRNEGGLICPMFNDFVDATSDRLEGWVESTKGQPLMNAYAPMKMWVKA; encoded by the coding sequence ATGAACGATCACCTTCATTATCTGGCGCGCCATGCCGCAGCCGGTAAACTGAGCCGCCGTGATTTTATGGCAAAGGCCGCCGCACTGGGCTTTAGCGCCGCGGCAGCCGGCACCCTGCTGACCACCGAGGCCCGCGCCGCAGGTCCGCAAAAAGGCGGTACCATCCGTATGGGTCTGCAGGGCGGTAGCACCACCGACAGCCTGGATCCAGCCCTGTCGACCAATATGGTCGCCCTGATGATGATCCGCCTTTGGGGTGAATCACTGCTTGAACTGAACGACGATGGCGGCCTGGATGGCAAAGTAGCAGAAAGCTATGAGGCCTCGGCTGATGCCCGCGTCTGGACCTTCAAGATCCGCGAAGGCATCACCTTCTCCAACGGGAAATCCGTCACCGCAGAAGACGTTGTCAAAACCATGGAACGCCATTCGGGTGAAGACACCAAGTCTGGTGCGCTTGGCATCATGCGCGGCATCAAGAACGTCTCGGCTGAGGGCAACAATGTTGTCATTGAGCTGGAATCACCCAATGCTGACCTTCCCTATCTGATGGCTGACTATCACCTGGTGATTCAACCCGGTGGCGGCATGGATGAACCGGCAGCCGCAATTGGTACTGGCCCCTATATCCTCAAGGATGTGGACATGGGTGTGCGCATCGTCGCCGAGAAGAACCCCAACTACTGGGGCGACCTGGGCTATGCCGACACCATCGAGCTGATCGTGATCAACGACAACACCGCCCGCGTTGCTGCCCTGCAGTCCGGTCAGGTGGACATGATCGACCGGGTACCGCCCCGCACAGCGAAACTGGTAGACCGCGCACCAAACATCAATGTGCATTCCACATCCGGCCCTGGCCACTATGTGTTCATCATGCACTGCAACACCGCCCCGTTTGACAACAATGATGTACGGATGGCGCTGAAATACGGCATCAATCGTCAGGAAATGGTCGACAAGGTTCTGAACGGCTATGGCTCGATTGGCAACGACAGCCCGATCAACTCTTCCTATCCGATGTTCACCCCTGCCGAGCAGCGTGAATATGACCCGGATAAAGCAATGTTCCACCTGAAAAAATCAGGCCACGACGGTGAAATCCTGCTGCGCACTTCGGACAACTCCTTCCCTGGTGCACCTGATGCTTCAGCCCTGTTCCAGCAGTCCTGTGCCAGCGCCGGCATCAACCTGAACGTCAAGCGCGAGCCCAATGACGGGTACTGGTCCGAGGTCTGGAATGCGCAGCCCTTCTGCACCAGCTACTGGGGCGGCCGTCCGACCCAGGACCAGATGTTCACCACCGCCTACCTGTCAACGGCGGACTGGAACGACACCCGGTTCAACAACGAACAGTTCGACCAGCTGCTGCTGGCGGCTCGTGCCGAGCTGGACACTGCCAAGCGGACGCAAATGTATGCGGACATGGGCGAAATCCAGCGCAACGAAGGCGGCTTGATCTGTCCGATGTTCAACGATTTTGTTGATGCGACATCAGATCGCCTGGAGGGCTGGGTCGAAAGCACCAAAGGCCAGCCGCTGATGAACGCCTACGCCCCGATGAAAATGTGGGTGAAGGCATAA
- a CDS encoding Hsp20/alpha crystallin family protein has translation MVEKSETGGFWPSLYDPFRSFGARVADWLSPAAEASSGKEAYDIAMELPGVSQEDVELTVDNNMLTIRGEKRTQSEKKGDTWYFSERQYGAFRRSFRLPDDADGQAASAKMVEGVLHVSVPKKALGASDTARKIEISNG, from the coding sequence ATGGTAGAAAAATCTGAAACCGGTGGTTTCTGGCCATCGCTCTATGATCCCTTCCGCAGCTTTGGGGCGCGCGTGGCCGACTGGTTGAGCCCAGCCGCCGAGGCCTCAAGCGGAAAAGAGGCCTATGACATCGCGATGGAGTTGCCGGGGGTCTCTCAGGAGGATGTGGAATTGACGGTGGACAACAATATGTTGACCATTCGCGGTGAAAAGCGCACCCAATCTGAGAAAAAGGGCGATACCTGGTACTTTAGCGAGCGTCAGTACGGCGCCTTTCGCCGGTCCTTTCGCCTGCCTGATGACGCGGATGGCCAGGCCGCCAGCGCCAAGATGGTCGAGGGCGTGCTGCATGTCTCGGTTCCCAAAAAAGCCCTGGGTGCGTCCGACACCGCGCGCAAGATCGAGATCAGCAACGGGTAA